A stretch of Fusarium poae strain DAOMC 252244 chromosome 2, whole genome shotgun sequence DNA encodes these proteins:
- a CDS encoding hypothetical protein (SECRETED:SignalP(1-21)), producing MLFNLLFLCSTALAHLHSSSSNDWQPPSKNDRRSPCPMVNSLANHGYLPRNGLNISLDDLIEAFTDAVNLDPVATTLVGKKALETGNGNTFNLDDLAKHGVLEHDGSLSRDDLYFGDNLRFNPRIWKQTSSHFREPYISIQTAANARNDRIQDANATNPEFSLPAEQNQISLIETALYLTVFGNAEDGNANTKWVRTLFEKETIPFREGFQRSEKPITAAQILGMANKVAQAGN from the exons ATGCTTTTTaaccttctttttctctgcTCCACTGCCTTGGCGCACCTTcactcgtcatcatcaaacGACTGGCAACCTCCTTCTAAAAATGATC GACGAAGCCCTTGTCCCATGGTCAACTCTCTCGCCAACCATGGATACCTCCCTCGTAACGGCCTCAACATCTCACTTGACGACTTGATTGAAGCCTTCACTGATGCTGTCAACCTGGACCCAGTCGCTACAACCCTCGTTGGCAAGAAAGCGTTGGAAACCGGTAATGGTAACACCTTCAACCTTGACGACTTGGCCAAGCACGGTG TTCTCGAGCACGACGGTAGTTTGAGCCGTGATGACCTTTATTTTGGCGACAACTTGAGATTCAACCCTCGCATTTGGAAGCAGACATCATCTCACTTTCGGGAGCCCTACATTTCCATCCAGACAGCCGCCAATGCCCGCAATGATCGTATCCAGGATGCTAATGCCACCAACCCTGAGTTTTCATTGCCTGCTGAGCAGAACCAAATCAGTTTGATCGAGACTGCCCTGTACCTGACTGTTTTTGGCAACGCCGAGGACGGAAATGCGAATACCAAATGGGTCAGGACACTCTTCG AGAAGGAAACAATTCCTTTCAGAGAGGGATTCCAGCGATCTGAGAAGCCGATTACCGCTGCTCAGATTCTCGGCATGGCCAACAAAGTGGCTCAAGCTGGTAACTAA